The DNA window GCAACCAGGAAGGATTGAGGTCCTTGCTGACATCCAGATTGGCCGATTCCTGCCATGCCTTGAGCACACCGTCATGAAAGCTGGTCGGACTGGATCCGAAATCATGCAGCCAGGCCCGATTGACACTGTCGATGGTGTTGTACGACACGCGATTGCTGCCGTAGTTGCCGCTGAGATCCCAGCGCCAGCCATGCAGCGTGCCACGCAGACCGGCAACCAGCGACTGATCGTTGGACTGCCCCTGCTCCAGAGGCAGATAGCCGTTGGGATACATGGAAGGTACGGAGTTGCTGCTCAGCGTATCGCGGAAAAATGCCGCCGAAGTCGTATTGCGGTGCGAGTAATGGGCTTCCACATAGCCCTGCACATACTGGCTGAAGTCGTACTGCCCGTTGATGAAGATATTCTGGTTGTGCGATGCGGGGTCGCCATAGCGCTGTCCCTTTTCGTAAGGCGCCGCATTTTCGTAATTGGCACGATTGGTGTAGTCGTTGTTGCCACTCTGCAAGGTGAAGCGCAGCCAGCCCTTGTCACCATTGAGGGGAATACCGAAATTGGCATCGCCCTGCCAGGCGCGTCCGTCACCCTGATAATACTGGCCACCATTGAAGGAGACCTCACCACCCTTGGCCCCTTTCTTCAGGATGATATTGATCACGCCAGCGATGGCATCCGAGCCATACTCCGCCGAAGCGCCATCACGAAGCACTTCGATATGGTCGATGGCCGCCATAGGAATCGTGTTCAGATCCACGGCCTGTGAGCCACGTCCGACCACGCCATTGGTCAACAGCAGTGCCCCTGGATGCCAGCGTTTGCCATCGACCAGCACCAGCACCTGATCGGGCGAGAGGCCACGCATCTGCACAGGCCGCTGCTGATCGGCCGTATCACCGCCCGACGGGCGCGGAAAATTGAGGGATGGGATGATGCGGGCCAGCGCCGTAGTCAACTCGGTGGTGCCGGTCTGCTGCAGCACCTTGGCCGATACCACATCGATCGGCGTCAGCGAACTGCTCTCGGTGCGGTTCTCGGCACGAGTTCCCGTCACGATCACCGTATCAAGATTGTGCGGCTTGGCCTTGCTCTGGGCGGAAGCATCCGCCGCACTGTCCTGCGCCCACGCCGTTCCGTGCAAAGCCACCGCCACGGCAACCGCCATCCAGCGCCTGGACCCTTGAATCACTGCCATACCCACCCCTCAAAATAATGATCAACTGCATGAACTACCGAATTCAACAGGTCCTTCACCCCTTGGACCACCCCATGTTGAACTCGTGAAGATCGAGACTACCCATTTCACCCGACTGCGTCAACAGGCGTTTAGACGTCCATAAAAAACAATCACAACCCCGCGACATGTCAGATGCCTTCACAACTTTCTAACTCAATTCGGCATCAATGTCACGCCCTGAGTACCCAAGCCATCACATGTCATCCAGATCCGGCTGCCGGCGCCCGTCCCTGAGATTCAAAAAAAGGGGGCGTCGCCGCCCCCTCCCTTTTCTCTCAATCACGGCATACGCGCTGAACCGACTTACCAGCGATAAGCAATGCGGGTGTAGTAATACCCACCGTTGAAACCATAGGGCGAGAACAGCGAGTAAGGCATGGTGCCCTTGTTCGACCCGTAGTTGTTTATCTTGTTTACGCCATCCGGATAATGATTCATCGCATTGTCCGCACCCGCAGTGAATGTCCATCCGCCAAGGTGATAACTGGCCGAAAGATCCGTGATCCATGCCGCTCCATAGATCTGGTCATAGATATAGCTGGTCGAGCTGAAAGAGGTGAACTGGCCATAGCGGGTCACACTGGCATTGAATGCCCAGTTGCCAACATTGTAGCTTCCGTTCAGCACCAGCTTGCTGCGCGGAGTACTGTTCGCCAACAAGCCCTTGATATCTCTACGCCCAATACGCTGCAGATTTACTCCCAACTGATCCAGTACGGACGGATTGCCGTAGACACGGGTCACCTTGTTCTGGTTGTAGTTGTAACTCAGATTGGCCTGCAGATTGCCTGCACTTCCGAAATCAAAAAGATAGCCGGCCACCAGATCAATACCTCGGGTCTGGGTATTGCCGGCATTGGTAAAATAGGTCACTCCGCTGTAATTGGCATCGGTCACGCCATGGGTGGAGAGATAATCACGAACCACCGCCGAAGTCGTGCCCAGCGGATTGGAGAGCACGACCCGGTTGCTGATGCTTATCTGATATATGTCAGCACTCAGATTCAGCGCATCCAGCGGATTCCAGACCGCGCCGAAGGTGTAATTGCGCGAATGCTCGGGCTTCAGCGCCTGCCCCCCGAGCAAGCGCCCCACCTGGCTGGTCGGCGAGACCAGGGCACTGTCGTAAATGCCGGGCGTCACACCAATCGAGTTGCCCGGACCATAATAGCTGGACGAGGTATAAGCATAGTGCTGCTGAGCCAGGGACGGCGCTCGAAAGCCATTGGAGACACTGGCCCGCAAAGCGAAACGATCAGTAAAGTCATAGCGGAAAGCGCCGGAACCGATGGTCGCGCCGCCAAAATCACTATAGTTTTCATGACGCAATGACAACGAGGTACCAAACTTGTCAGTCAGATTGGTTTCGGCATTGATATATTCCGAAAAATCATTGCGCGCCCAGGAGCCGGCATCGGCCGGTTGAAAGCCACCAAAACCTTGCGCGCCACCAGCCGCGCCTGAGGTGCCGGTATAGTACGAATCCAGGTCACCAGATTTGATGCTGTAGCTCTGCCGCAGATACTGAGCGCCGAAAGCCAGTGTGACCGGATTCGGCAACCAGCTCAGATCCAGACCCTTGCTGATGTCCAGATTGGCCGACTCCTGGGCCGCTGCCAGAATGCCGTCGTGAAAACGCGTCGGACTGCTGCCGTAATCATGCAGCCAGGCCAGGTTCACCGAATTGATCGTGCTGTAAGAGACCCGGTTGCCGCCGTAACTGCCACTCAGATCCCAATGCCAGCCATTGCCGACCGTGCCTCGCAAGCCGGCAAGAAGCGACTGATCGATGGACTGCCCCTGTTCCAGCGGGAGATATCCGTTGGGATACATCGACAGAGCGGCATTCCCGCTGGCCGTATCCCTGAAGAACGCCGCCGAAGTGGTATTGCGATGCGAATAGTGGGCCTCAAGATAGCCCTGCACATGCGGACTGAAGTCGTACTGTCCGTTGATAAACACATTCTGGTTGTGCGAGGCGGGATCGCCGAAGCGCTGCCCTTTCTCGTAGGGCGCGGTCAGCTCGTAACGGGCACGGTTGGTATAGTCGTTGTTGCCGCTCTGCAAAGTGAAACGCAGCCAGCCTTTGTCGTCATTCAGCGGAATGCCGAAGTTGGCATCGCCCTGCCACTGCCGCCCGTCGCCCTTGTAGTACTCGCCGAAGGTGCTCTCGACCACACCGCCTTTGGCCCCCTTCTTCAGGATGATATTGATCACGCCGGCGATGGCATCCGTACCGTATTGTGCAGAGGCCCCGTCACGCAGCACCTCGACATGATCGATGGCCGCCATGGGAATGGTGTTCAGATCCACCGCCTGGGCACCACGACCGATCACGCCGCTGGTCGCGATCAAGGCACCGGGGTGCCAACGCTTGCCGTCCACCAATACCAGCACCTGATCCGGCGAAAGCCCGCGCAGCTGCACCGAACGCTGCTGATCGGCCATATCGCCACCCGAGGGCCGCGGAAAATTGAGCGAAGGAATGATCCGCGACAAGGCCGTCGTCAGCTCGGTGGTGCCGGTCTGCTGCAACAGCTTCGCCGAAACCACATCGATCGGGGTCAGCGAGCTGCTTTCGGTGCGATTGTCGGCTCGCGTGCCGGTGACGATCACCGTCTCCAGCTTCCGCGATGCCGGGGCCGGCTTCGCAGACGCCACAGCGGCCCCCGTGTCGCTTGAGGCGCTCTGCGCCCACAGCGGAGCCTGCAGGCTCATCGCCACGGCGACAGCCAGCAGCTGCCGCGTTCCATTGATTACAGCCATGTCTCACAACCTCGTCAAAAATGTCCGGAACAGGCGAAACACCGCATGGACCGGGCGACCATGTCAGCCCATA is part of the Frateuria aurantia DSM 6220 genome and encodes:
- a CDS encoding TonB-dependent receptor plug domain-containing protein, with product MAVINGTRQLLAVAVAMSLQAPLWAQSASSDTGAAVASAKPAPASRKLETVIVTGTRADNRTESSSLTPIDVVSAKLLQQTGTTELTTALSRIIPSLNFPRPSGGDMADQQRSVQLRGLSPDQVLVLVDGKRWHPGALIATSGVIGRGAQAVDLNTIPMAAIDHVEVLRDGASAQYGTDAIAGVINIILKKGAKGGVVESTFGEYYKGDGRQWQGDANFGIPLNDDKGWLRFTLQSGNNDYTNRARYELTAPYEKGQRFGDPASHNQNVFINGQYDFSPHVQGYLEAHYSHRNTTSAAFFRDTASGNAALSMYPNGYLPLEQGQSIDQSLLAGLRGTVGNGWHWDLSGSYGGNRVSYSTINSVNLAWLHDYGSSPTRFHDGILAAAQESANLDISKGLDLSWLPNPVTLAFGAQYLRQSYSIKSGDLDSYYTGTSGAAGGAQGFGGFQPADAGSWARNDFSEYINAETNLTDKFGTSLSLRHENYSDFGGATIGSGAFRYDFTDRFALRASVSNGFRAPSLAQQHYAYTSSSYYGPGNSIGVTPGIYDSALVSPTSQVGRLLGGQALKPEHSRNYTFGAVWNPLDALNLSADIYQISISNRVVLSNPLGTTSAVVRDYLSTHGVTDANYSGVTYFTNAGNTQTRGIDLVAGYLFDFGSAGNLQANLSYNYNQNKVTRVYGNPSVLDQLGVNLQRIGRRDIKGLLANSTPRSKLVLNGSYNVGNWAFNASVTRYGQFTSFSSTSYIYDQIYGAAWITDLSASYHLGGWTFTAGADNAMNHYPDGVNKINNYGSNKGTMPYSLFSPYGFNGGYYYTRIAYRW